The DNA region GAGTTACGAAGTCATGATGAAGACGTTCATCAATTTGCTAATATAACTAGGTCAGTATATGCATAACTTACATGTgtactatatttttattttaaccaattttttcCTTCTATATACTTGGCATTGTACATACATATGTAACTGCCTGTTTTTTTATTCGTTTTACAGTGTTCTAGAAGACGTTAAAGCAATACACAGGGACATTGGTCGAAATGTAGCAGGCTACATCAGCCACCCCATCAACCAGTTCCACTTAACCAGGAGACTTTACCATCAGTGGCGGGAGGTCTTACAACGTATTCTAAATAGTGATACCTGTGTCAAAGGTAAACCAAAAAATCCCTATATAGACATTTTACCAAATAGTAATAATAAGAATGATCACACTGTTTTGTAGACAGCATCATCATCGCCAGCCTGATGATGACTaaatttaattatacatgtatattcttttaTATTCAAAGCCTTGCATACGTTCATGTAGtgatatatattcataaatactaGAAAATATAGTTGAAGACCTTTCtgggtatttttttcacagcTCTGAAAGTcaaattacaaaacatagagGACAATGTCCCAGATAAGAACGTGTTCAGCACGATAGCAAGCACGATATCTGCACTGCAGCTGTATAAAGGGCTCACTGTGGAACAAATAATGCGGGGCGATATAACAGAAGTGGAGCCCTTACAGAAACTCACCCTGGCGGACGCCTTCGCCATTGCACAAACAGCTTATGAGAAAGACGATATGTTTTACGCGATTGAATGGTTGAAATATATCATAGAGGAAGTAAAAACACACCGTATATCAGACATAGATGACAAGGTATCATCCTCGGCGATTTTCCACATGTTGTCTAATGCTTATTTTCGGGTAAGTAATGACTAGATCAACATATTACGTCATTCATGGTTAAATTTAAGTATACTGGTTATATTTGAGAAATCTATAATATAATACCTAAAATTTATTTTCGATAAATACAGGCTGGTCTTGTCAAAGAAGCCCAAACAGTGTTAGCAGACTTACTAAGACTTGGTAtgctatctctctctctctctctctctctctctcatttcttTTAGGTACAAAAGAGATTATGATTATCATGAACAAAGCAATTACTAGTAATCGGAgtttttgattgcatttacaATGTAGATCCCAAGAATGTAGCCGCCAAAAGAAACCTGGAATATTTGGAGAACAGCAAAGCATCGGGCAAACTCTCTGACCTTAAACCTAAATCACCATCAAAGAAAAGCAGACGATTGTACGAGGAACTATGTGGGTCGCCAGAGAAAAGAGTATGCTGTTCATTTTAACCTCATTTACAATCTAATATGTTTGATTAGTTGATTTTCCTTGCTCCATTGTATTAAGCAAATTACCACAGCTGGCAATAcgataaataatttaaaaacgtATTCAAGAGCGCATTTGATCTAGATGATCTTGTGTTTCAtttctgtttttttaaaaagattatttcAAAGTCGTCCAAACTGAGGTGTCTATACTTCCCATTAAGGAATGGCATTCCTTATATGAAGTCCGACATCAAAGCGGAAGTGGTAAATGGGCGCCCTCTAATAATTGAGATGTATGATATGTTCGACAATGGAACTGCCATGGCCATCTCCTACATGGGATACAAAAAAGTAACACGGGCAACTCcttgaattaattaaaattttttcaCATGCAATGTATGTTAATAGAGAGATTTGGTTTTTAATAACATCTAGATCCATCATTGCATTCAAACAAAAAATCCACACCTACGAATTATGACACTGTTGTATAACCAGTTTTAAATTAGTATTTATGCTTTTAGTTGATGGAATCATCCACAGTCAGAAGATACTCTGAAGTTAGACATAAGTATGCTAGcattaaaaattatcttttaataaCAGCTTTAAACAGCGAATTCTTTATTTTGCTATCATTACTGAAATATACTAATTAATTTGTTACTGTCGTCTGCTTTTAGCGCTGCTGTTTACGACACGACTAACTGGAAATGGATCCCTAACCTACAGGCCAAGCTTTCAGAACCGAAACTCAGCCACTTTACTCGTCTGTTCTTCTCTTTAAGAGTACGTGTTGGACTCAAtcgatttttaatcaactttgaaTAGTGGTTTCATTTACAATGTACccacataatatttttaaaaaatgctagtTTATGTCCTTTTGCTCTtattcaatattacatgtaacatgaatTATATATTGCCATTCATAataagaaaattacattttttgcgTTACACTTAACAGTTGCTACAGATTACAGTTTAttctgtttttagctcacctgagctgaaagctcaagtgagctattctgatcacattttttatgtcgtccgtccgtctgtccgtctgtctgtaaacttttcacattttcaacatcttctcaagaaccactgggccaatttcaaccaaacttggcacaaagggGGATctaagtttaacataggaatatatagagtaaattttcaaaaatcttcttctcatgaaccataagaccaggaaagctgaaacttgtgtggaagcatcctcaggtagtgtagattctaatttgtgaaaatcatgacccccgagggtagggtggggccacaatggggggtcgaaatttaacataggaatatatagagtaaatctttaaaaatcttcttctcatgaaccataagaccaggaaagctgaaacttgtgtggaagcatcctcaggtagtgtagattctaatttgtgaaaatcatgacccccgagggtagggtggggccacaatggggggtcgaaatttaacataggaatatatagagtaaatctttaaaaatcttcttctcatgaaccata from Crassostrea angulata isolate pt1a10 chromosome 7, ASM2561291v2, whole genome shotgun sequence includes:
- the LOC128193018 gene encoding prolyl 4-hydroxylase subunit alpha-1-like, which gives rise to MARVAVIFFLSCLSFGTSQDTTSVMNFEKFFRMEEELLTLSDLIVKQELRSHDEDVHQFANITSVLEDVKAIHRDIGRNVAGYISHPINQFHLTRRLYHQWREVLQRILNSDTCVKALKVKLQNIEDNVPDKNVFSTIASTISALQLYKGLTVEQIMRGDITEVEPLQKLTLADAFAIAQTAYEKDDMFYAIEWLKYIIEEVKTHRISDIDDKVSSSAIFHMLSNAYFRAGLVKEAQTVLADLLRLDPKNVAAKRNLEYLENSKASGKLSDLKPKSPSKKSRRLYEELCGSPEKRIISKSSKLRCLYFPLRNGIPYMKSDIKAEVVNGRPLIIEMYDMFDNGTAMAISYMGYKKLMESSTVRRYSEVRHNAAVYDTTNWKWIPNLQAKLSEPKLSHFTRLFFSLRTFNIGTEGQLRNPEIGGQSAVVGNFYAFFTDPTVGGELVFPMSRIKIPVTKGNVVFAEIKAQVGICPVYYGSQWYGSQTLFEKIPPNQCPQKQRIPRFY